GAAGCGGTCGAGGGTCGCGAGGTGGCGGGCTTCGAGCAGGTAGAGGGCGCCCCAGACATGCCCGGCCGGGTCCGTGACCAGGTTCGCCTTGGCGGATCCGTCACGCCCTGGTTTGTCGCAGACCAGCCGATGGCCCTCGAGGCGTGCGGTACCGGCGGGCTCGGCGGTCAGTACGCGCGCCTGCAGGCGCGCTGCCGAGAGGTTCGATCCGTAGGCGAAGTAGAGGGTCTTCAGCGTTTCCCTCTTCACCTCGCTCGCAGGGCCTGCACGCTGAACCAACCCCGCGGATCGGTCCATACCCGTTCCACATCGAAACCCGCCGCCCCGGCGAGCGCCCCGAAGCCGTCGAGGGTGTATTTATGCGAATGCTCGGTGCAGACAGCCTCGCCGGCGGCGAATTCGATCAACTCGCCGCCGAGGCGCACCTGCTGAGCCACGCTGCTGACGAGATGCATTTCGATCCGCCCATCGACTCCATTCCAATGGGCGCGGTGGGAGAAGCGCTCCAGATCGAAATCCGCCCCGAGTTCCTCATTCATTCGCACCAGCAGGTTCTTGTTGAAAGCAGCCGTCACGCCGGCCGAATCATCGTAGGCGCGTTCCAGCACGTCCGGATTCTTGACCAGGTCGACGCCGATCAACAGCACGCCCCCGTGGCCGACCTCGGCGTGGGCAACCCGAAGCAGAGTCGTGGCGCCATCGGGAAGGAAGTTGCCGATCGTCGAGCCCGGAAAGTAGACCGCCACACATTCCGGACCGATCCGAGAAACCGGAACCTCGAAGGGATGCGTGAAGTCCGCACAGACGGGAAGGATCTCCAAGCCTGGATAATCGGTTGCCAATCGGTCCGCCGTGGAAAGCAGATGCTCGCGAGAGATGTCCACGGGTGCATAGCCTGCAGGTGAGTCCAGCTGATCCAGGAGCAGGCGCGTCTTCGTGCTGGAGCCGCTTCCGTACTCGACG
The bacterium genome window above contains:
- a CDS encoding gamma-glutamylcyclotransferase; this translates as MKRETLKTLYFAYGSNLSAARLQARVLTAEPAGTARLEGHRLVCDKPGRDGSAKANLVTDPAGHVWGALYLLEARHLATLDRFEGGYERLVVSVESHVDGRAAGFRDALTYRSDLRTADPIPFDWYRQLILDGARDHGLPAAWLARLEALPCRLDPSRAEVR
- the egtD gene encoding L-histidine N(alpha)-methyltransferase, with protein sequence MKSAEPALTDYQPERERFLQEALAGLACEPKGLPCKYFYDERGSALFDEICELPEYYPTRTEFEIMGLHGKEMAAVLGRHCLLVEYGSGSSTKTRLLLDQLDSPAGYAPVDISREHLLSTADRLATDYPGLEILPVCADFTHPFEVPVSRIGPECVAVYFPGSTIGNFLPDGATTLLRVAHAEVGHGGVLLIGVDLVKNPDVLERAYDDSAGVTAAFNKNLLVRMNEELGADFDLERFSHRAHWNGVDGRIEMHLVSSVAQQVRLGGELIEFAAGEAVCTEHSHKYTLDGFGALAGAAGFDVERVWTDPRGWFSVQALRAR